In Symbiobacterium terraclitae, the sequence TCATGGGTGGTGGTCTCGCCGGTGACGGCCTTGATCACCTCGGGCCCGGTGATGTACATGTAGCTGGTCTTGTCCACCATGAAGATGAAGTCGGTGAGGCCGGGCGAGTAGACCGCCCCGCCGGCGCAGGGCCCCATGATCACCGAGATCTGGGGGATCACCCCGCTGGCGAGGGTGTTGTTGAAGAAGATCCGGCCGTAGCCGTTCAGGGCGTCGATGTGCTCCTGGATGCGGGCGCCGCCGGAGTCCTGGATGCCGACGATGGGGCAGCCGGCCTTGAGCGCCATCTCCTGCACCTTCTGGATCTTCCGGGCGTGCATCTCCCCCAGCGAGCCGCCCATCACCGTGAAGTCCTGCGAGAAGGCGTAGACCGTGCGGCCGTCCACGGTGCCGAAGCCGGTCACGACCCCCTCCGCGGGCGTCTCCCGCTCGGCCATGCCCAGCTCCGTGCCCCGGTGGCGCACGTGCAGATCGATCTCGACGAAGGAGCCGGGGTCAAACAGGAGGTCCAGCCGCTCCCGGGCCGTCAGCCTCCCCTGCTCCTTCCGCTTCGCCAGGGCCTTCTCCCCACCGCCCAGGCGCAGCCGGGCCTCGCGCGCCCCCAGCTCCGCGACCAGGTCCTCCATGCTCACGCTAATGCTCACTCCTCGTGTGCTGCACCAGTTCGGTCAGCACGCCGCCGGTCGACCTGGGGTGCAGGAAGCACACCAGGGTCCCGTGGGCGCCGGGGCGGGGCTCCTGATCGATCAGCTGGAACCCCTTCGCCGCAGCCTCGGCCATGGCGGCCCGGATGTCGGGCACCCGGTAGGCCACGTGGTGCAGCCCCTCGCCCCGCTTGTCGATGTGCCGGGCGATCGGCCCGTCGGGCGAGGTGGAGGCCAGCAGTTCGATGCGGGAGCTGCCTGCGGCGAAGAAGGCGACCCGCACTTTCTGCGCCGGCACCTCCTCGATGCCCTCGAAGGCCAGCCCCAGCCGGTCCCGGTAGAGGCTCACCTGCCCATCCAGGTCCCGGACGGCGATACCGATGTGGTCGATCCCCATCATCATAGCACGTCACCTTTCTTATGACCAGATCCTAAAACCGACTCCTAAAAAGAAAGTCGCGCACCCTGGCTGGGCTCATGAACCGTCAGCCGGGCTTGACGTGCTGTGAGATGAACTCGATGGCCGCCCGGGTCGGCGTGCCGGGGGTGAAGACCTCGGCGATGCCGGCGGCCTTCAGCCCGGGGATGTCCTCCGCGGGGATGACGCCGCCCGCCACCACCAGCACGTCGGAGAGGCCGCGGGCCCGCAGGGCGGCCACGGTGCGCGGCAGCAGGGTGTTGTGGGCGCCGGACAGGATGGAGAGCGCCACCACGTCGACATCCTCCTGCAGCGCCGCCTCGGCGATCTGGTCGGGCGTCTGGCGCAGTCCGGTGTAGATCACCTCAAACCCGGCGTCCCGGAAGGCCCGGGCGACCACCCTGGCCCCCCGGTCGTGGCCGTCGAGGCCGGGCTTGGCCACGAGGATGCGAACCTTGCGCTCCATGGTGTCACAGCTCCTCCGAGGGGTGGTACTCGCCAAAGACCGACCGCAGCACGTCGCAGATCTCCTGGAGCGTGGCGTAGGCCTTCACGGCGTCCAGGATCGGCTCCATCAGGTTCGCCGTGCCCGCGGCCGCGGTCTTCAGGGCAGCCAGCGACCGGTCCACGGCGGCCTGGTCCCGCCGGGCCCTCACGGCCGCAAGCTTGCGGATCTGTTCCTCCTGCACCGCCGGGTCGACCCGCAGGAGGTTGGTGGGCGGCGGCTCGTCCACCTGGTACCGGTTGACGCCGACGATCACCCGCTCGCCGTTCTCCACCTGCCGCTGGTACTGGTAGGCCGCCTCCTGGATCTCCCGCTGGACGTAGCCGAGCTCGATCGCCCGCACCGCCCCGCCGAGCTCGTCGATCTTGGCGATGTACGCCCGGGCCTGCCGCTCAATCTCGTCGGTCAGGTGCTCGACGTAGTAGGAGCCGCCCAGGGGGTCGATGGTCTCCGCAGCCCCACTCTCGTGGGCGATGATCTGCTGGGTGCGCAGCGCGACCATCACGGACTGCTCGGTGGGCAGGGCGAGGGCCTCGTCCATCGAGTTGGTGTGCAGCGACTGGGTCCCGCCGCAGACGGCGGCGAAGGCCTGCAGGGCCACCCGCACGATGTTGTTCATGGGCTGCTGGGCGGTGAGCGTGGAGCCGCCGGTCTGGGTATGGAACCGGAGCATCCAGCTGCGCGGGTTCTGCGCCCGGAAGCGCTCCCGCATGATGCGCGCCCAGAGCCGCCGGGCGGCCCGGAACTTGGCGACCTCCTCGAAGAAGTCGTTGTGGGCATTGAAGAAGAACGAAAGCTGGGGCGCGAAGTCGTCCACCTTCAGCCCGGCGGCGATGGCGGCCTCGACGTAGGCGATGCCGTTGGCCAGGGTAAAGCCCACCTCCTGGGCGGCGGTGGAGCCCGCCTCCCGGATGTGGTAGCCGGAGATGGAGATGGGGTTCCAGCGGGGGACGTGCCGGGCACAGTAGGCGAAGGTGTCGGTGATGAGCCGCATGGAGGGGCCCGGCGGGAAGATGTAAGTGCCGCGGGCGGCGTACTCCTTCAGGATGTCGTTCTGGATCGTGCCGGAGAGCTGCTCCGGCTTCACGCCCTGTTTCTCGGCGACGGCGATGTACATGGCCAGCAGGACCGCGGCGGGGGCGTTGATGGTCATGGACGTGGAGACCTTGTCCAGCGGGATGCCCGCCAGGAGCGTCTCCATGTCCGCGAGGGTGTCAATGGCGACGCCGACCTTGCCCACCTCCCCCTCGGCCAGCGGCGAGTCGGAGTCGTAACCGATCTGGGTGGGCAGGTCGAACGCGACGGAGAGGCCGGACTGACCGTTCTCCAGCAGGTAGCGGAACCGGGCGTTGGTCGCCTCCGCGGTGCCGAACCCGGCGTACTGGCGCATCGTCCAGAAGCGGCCGCGGTACATGGTGGGCTGGACGCCCCGGGTGAAGGGGTACTCGCCGGGGAAGCCCAGGTCGGTCAGGTAGTCCACCGGCACATCGGCCGGGGTATAGAGCCGCTGCACGGGCAGGCCCGAGTTGGTGGTGAACTCGGGCTTTCGCTCCGGGACCCTGGCGAGGCTCGGCGCGGCGACTTCCCGGTGCCACCGCTCCTGCTCGGCCGCGATGCGGTCGCGCGAATCGGACAAGGGCGATCACCTCGGTGTACGGCTTGCAGAGACGAATGTTTAGGAGTTTTCGACAGCCAGACTAGACCACCTTCTTTGTAACGTTCAGAACAAGCGGCCACCTCCGGGACGTCCCGGAGGTGGCCGCCGATGTAGACGGAAGGGCTACGCCGGTTCCTCCACCTGGCCGATCTGATCCAGCATCTCGCCGAGCTCCCTGGCGGTGTTGGCATCGATCAGATTGGCCCGGAGTGCAGCCCCGAGCTTCAGCCGCAGCGAGGCAGCCGCACAACGAGCGGAGAAGTGGCCGCCGTTGGCCGCAACGCGCGGGATCGATTCGACTTGGTAACGGAGCCAAACGCCAAGGGACACCGGAACACTCACGTGACCAGGGCCTCGGTGTGCCACGCGACCGCTCATCTCTCTCGCCGCCTTTCACTGGTTTTACCCTTAACACGGATCAGGGGGGAGAAAGGTTCGAAGGAAGAGCCGAAGAGTTTTCGACAGCGGCGCTGAACCTGACCGATTGGGAGCACGGTGCGGCGAAGCGGCTGGTGGCTGAACTCGTGCTGCTGCGCTGGGCGGTTATTCGGCGCCTACGATGACGTCCCAGGTGCCGCGAAGCTTGTTGCCGAAGTAGACGAAGATCCGGATCACAGTATCCTTGACGTTGAACCGGCTGGTGTCGAAGAGCTGACTGTACACCTTGGTCGCCTCATCGAACGTGATGCTCTGGTTGTACACGAAACCGGCGAGGAGCTTGTTGTTGTCGTTCGTGTCCCTGACCTTGACCGCCACGGTCTTGTCGAACTCGCCACCTGCGCAGCCGCCGTGCATGAACTGGATATGGAAGCTTTCACCGTTCGCAACGGCCGCGGGTGTCAGCCAGGAGATCCCGCCCCCGCTGCCGGGCGTGAAGGTAACAGTGTGGTCCTTGGACAAGGCGGAACCCTGGTTCCCCTGGGCGTCGCTCGGTACGACCGCAAAGCGGTATGCGCCCGGAGCCAGGCTGAGGGTGAAGGTGCGCTCCTGCGTCCTGCCCTGCTCCGCACCGTTGACCTGAACCGCGTATTCCACGGGGGGCGAGGAGTCGTTCGCCTCGGGCCAGGTCAGCGTCACGATCCCGCACTGCTCAACGACGTCGAGCGCCGCGCCTTTCGGCCACTTCGGGCCCTCGGTGTCCTTGTAGGACCCAGGACCGATGAAGACGGCCGAGTCATACTCAGCGTCCCATGCATCGGCGATGCCAATCCGAATATTGTACCACTTATCCTTCTGAACTTGTACCTCCTTGGTCGTCAGAACCTGACTGAAGCCGTTTACGGCAATCTTCTTCTCGTCAGGCCCGGGCGGATTGTTGATCAACAGGCCGCTGTT encodes:
- the mce gene encoding methylmalonyl-CoA epimerase; the protein is MMGIDHIGIAVRDLDGQVSLYRDRLGLAFEGIEEVPAQKVRVAFFAAGSSRIELLASTSPDGPIARHIDKRGEGLHHVAYRVPDIRAAMAEAAAKGFQLIDQEPRPGAHGTLVCFLHPRSTGGVLTELVQHTRSEH
- a CDS encoding choice-of-anchor L domain-containing protein is translated as MKLPFRKAISWLVAASMMAGMSLSAAPTMADELDRGEIPPYEGGLNEDEAGLLDPLTGEGELAEVDLATPVPEGDAEAEFSVLNIVVPGSATKEQLAMAIVGPLIDHDPGRLADVEYEGSKKAASSGTFTGGGGIINIEQGAVLTTGKAVDVGAAPNKTWSFDSGSGADPLLSLMLLQHTTNRSVLEFRFRPVRSGTISFNYVFGSDEFEVKNPGNRRNDGFYFLFDEWLKLDAVDNIATLPGDKTVSVYNLQNSGLLINNPPGPDEKKIAVNGFSQVLTTKEVQVQKDKWYNIRIGIADAWDAEYDSAVFIGPGSYKDTEGPKWPKGAALDVVEQCGIVTLTWPEANDSSPPVEYAVQVNGAEQGRTQERTFTLSLAPGAYRFAVVPSDAQGNQGSALSKDHTVTFTPGSGGGISWLTPAAVANGESFHIQFMHGGCAGGEFDKTVAVKVRDTNDNNKLLAGFVYNQSITFDEATKVYSQLFDTSRFNVKDTVIRIFVYFGNKLRGTWDVIVGAE
- a CDS encoding cobalamin B12-binding domain-containing protein, coding for MERKVRILVAKPGLDGHDRGARVVARAFRDAGFEVIYTGLRQTPDQIAEAALQEDVDVVALSILSGAHNTLLPRTVAALRARGLSDVLVVAGGVIPAEDIPGLKAAGIAEVFTPGTPTRAAIEFISQHVKPG
- a CDS encoding acyl-CoA mutase large subunit family protein — encoded protein: MSDSRDRIAAEQERWHREVAAPSLARVPERKPEFTTNSGLPVQRLYTPADVPVDYLTDLGFPGEYPFTRGVQPTMYRGRFWTMRQYAGFGTAEATNARFRYLLENGQSGLSVAFDLPTQIGYDSDSPLAEGEVGKVGVAIDTLADMETLLAGIPLDKVSTSMTINAPAAVLLAMYIAVAEKQGVKPEQLSGTIQNDILKEYAARGTYIFPPGPSMRLITDTFAYCARHVPRWNPISISGYHIREAGSTAAQEVGFTLANGIAYVEAAIAAGLKVDDFAPQLSFFFNAHNDFFEEVAKFRAARRLWARIMRERFRAQNPRSWMLRFHTQTGGSTLTAQQPMNNIVRVALQAFAAVCGGTQSLHTNSMDEALALPTEQSVMVALRTQQIIAHESGAAETIDPLGGSYYVEHLTDEIERQARAYIAKIDELGGAVRAIELGYVQREIQEAAYQYQRQVENGERVIVGVNRYQVDEPPPTNLLRVDPAVQEEQIRKLAAVRARRDQAAVDRSLAALKTAAAGTANLMEPILDAVKAYATLQEICDVLRSVFGEYHPSEEL